The proteins below are encoded in one region of Corynebacterium sphenisci DSM 44792:
- a CDS encoding aminodeoxychorismate lyase: MSLILVDVLAPGGPRPADPEAPLLHADDLGAVRGDGVFETLLVRDGRACNLARHEARFRASAAMLRLPEPDMGLWRRARELALAAWPGGEAAMRWVYSRGRESTGRPTGYILISPAPPRRTRVRVLLAERGFSLDAGARAPWALIGAKTLSYAANMAALRHAREQGHDDVLFTTAGGELLEGPTSTLVLVRDGALATPDPGEGILPGTTQAALFAEAAAAGIDCAAGRLHAAELHAADSAWLVSSVRIAARITAVDGMALPDPGEAAERDFRRLCDRALAR, encoded by the coding sequence ATGAGCCTCATCCTCGTCGACGTCCTCGCCCCGGGCGGGCCCCGCCCCGCCGACCCCGAGGCCCCGCTGCTGCACGCCGACGATCTGGGGGCGGTGCGCGGCGACGGGGTCTTCGAGACCCTGCTGGTGCGCGATGGCCGGGCCTGCAACCTGGCCCGGCACGAGGCGCGGTTCCGGGCTTCGGCGGCGATGCTGCGGCTGCCCGAGCCGGATATGGGGCTCTGGCGCCGGGCCCGGGAGCTGGCGCTGGCCGCCTGGCCCGGCGGGGAGGCGGCGATGCGCTGGGTGTACTCCCGGGGCCGGGAGTCCACCGGCCGGCCCACCGGCTACATCCTGATCTCCCCGGCCCCGCCGCGGCGGACCCGGGTGCGGGTGCTGCTCGCCGAACGCGGCTTCTCCCTGGACGCCGGCGCCCGGGCGCCGTGGGCCCTGATCGGGGCGAAGACCCTGTCCTACGCGGCGAATATGGCGGCGCTGCGGCACGCCCGGGAGCAGGGCCACGATGACGTGCTCTTCACCACCGCCGGCGGGGAGCTGCTGGAGGGGCCCACCTCCACCCTGGTGCTGGTCCGCGACGGCGCCCTGGCCACCCCGGACCCGGGGGAGGGGATCCTGCCGGGCACCACCCAGGCGGCGCTGTTCGCCGAGGCCGCCGCCGCCGGGATCGACTGCGCCGCCGGGCGGCTGCACGCGGCGGAGCTGCACGCGGCGGACTCGGCCTGGCTGGTGTCCTCGGTGCGCATCGCGGCGCGGATCACCGCCGTGGACGGCATGGCCCTGCCGGATCCCGGGGAGGCCGCGGAACGGGACTTCCGGCGCCTGTGCGATCGGGCGCTGGCGCGCTGA
- a CDS encoding YgfZ/GcvT domain-containing protein produces the protein MRGSPIIDHVPGAVAVPDDDPLGRAGVAWHYGAPLVEQRDALAGRGVVDLGHRRVLRLTGADRVDYVNTLFSQLVGEEPTEALNLDPQGRVLHHMAITPTAGALYIDAEPAGFGELRDYLTRMIFRFDVQVAETGHHVLGILGADPDRWPEGCLPHPRRAMSTLLAPEGGAIAAWDALVAGGARPTGLMAWEAERVAGLRPEVAADLDAKAIPHEVPGWIGAAVHLDKGCYRGQETVSRVHNLGRPPRTLVLLQLDGSAGERPAPGDPVLAGRRAVGRVGTVVDHHEYGPVALALVKRSAQTAAGLTAGGCAVAVDPATVFRDDSPKPGRVAVDRLRGR, from the coding sequence GTGCGAGGCTCCCCGATCATCGACCATGTCCCCGGCGCGGTCGCCGTGCCCGACGACGATCCGCTGGGCCGGGCCGGGGTGGCCTGGCACTACGGCGCCCCCCTGGTGGAGCAGCGCGACGCGCTCGCCGGGCGGGGGGTGGTGGATCTGGGCCACCGCCGGGTGCTGCGGCTCACCGGCGCGGACCGGGTGGACTACGTCAACACCCTGTTCTCCCAGCTGGTCGGCGAGGAGCCCACCGAGGCGCTGAACCTGGACCCGCAGGGCCGGGTGCTGCATCATATGGCGATCACGCCGACCGCCGGGGCGCTGTACATCGACGCCGAACCCGCCGGGTTCGGGGAGCTGCGCGACTACCTCACCCGGATGATCTTCCGCTTCGACGTCCAGGTGGCGGAGACCGGCCACCATGTGCTGGGCATCCTCGGCGCCGACCCGGACCGGTGGCCGGAGGGGTGCCTGCCGCACCCCCGCCGGGCGATGAGCACCCTGCTCGCCCCGGAGGGCGGGGCGATCGCCGCCTGGGACGCCCTGGTCGCCGGCGGGGCCCGGCCGACCGGGCTGATGGCCTGGGAGGCGGAGCGGGTCGCCGGGCTGCGCCCGGAGGTCGCCGCGGATCTGGACGCGAAGGCGATCCCGCATGAGGTGCCCGGCTGGATCGGGGCCGCGGTGCACCTGGACAAGGGCTGCTACCGCGGCCAGGAGACCGTCTCCCGGGTGCACAACCTGGGCCGTCCCCCGCGCACCCTGGTGCTGCTGCAGCTCGACGGCTCCGCCGGCGAGCGCCCCGCACCCGGGGATCCGGTGCTCGCCGGGCGGCGCGCGGTGGGCCGGGTGGGCACCGTGGTGGACCACCACGAGTACGGCCCGGTGGCCCTGGCCCTGGTGAAGCGCTCCGCGCAGACCGCGGCCGGGCTCACCGCCGGCGGCTGCGCGGTGGCGGTGGATCCGGCCACCGTGTTCCGCGATGATTCACCCAAGCCGGGGCGGGTGGCGGTGGACCGGCTGCGCGGCCGCTAG
- a CDS encoding DUF3073 domain-containing protein, with the protein MGRGRAKAKQQKVARQLKYNTPDMDLERLQRELAGKPVHEDRWDDDFDDWRTGTDR; encoded by the coding sequence ATGGGTCGCGGCCGTGCCAAGGCTAAGCAGCAGAAGGTTGCCCGTCAGCTGAAGTACAACACTCCTGACATGGATCTCGAGCGGCTCCAGCGCGAGCTGGCCGGCAAGCCCGTGCACGAGGACCGCTGGGACGACGACTTCGACGACTGGCGCACCGGCACCGACCGGTAA
- the purM gene encoding phosphoribosylformylglycinamidine cyclo-ligase has protein sequence MTENKGASYADAGVDIAAGDRAVELLGPIAGAATRPEVRGGIGGFAGLFALGEYRNPLLAASSDGVGTKLAVARMMDVHDTIGLDLVAMVVDDLVVCGAEPLFLQDYIAVGKVVPEHVAAIVSGIAEGCRRAGCALLGGETAEHPGVMAPDEYDVSATGVGVVEADQLLGPDKVREGDVVIAMASSGLHSNGYSLARHVLLERAGLDVHAEVEDFGRTLGEELLEPTRIYALDCLALMNEATVRTFCHVTGGGLAANLARVLPAGLTAELSRGSWTPAPVFGTIAELGRVPREEMERTFNMGVGMVAVVAPADRDRALAILTARHVDCWELGVVRAAGEGEGRAALVGDHPRF, from the coding sequence GTGACCGAGAACAAGGGCGCGTCCTACGCGGACGCCGGAGTCGACATCGCCGCCGGCGACCGCGCCGTGGAGCTGCTCGGCCCCATCGCCGGCGCCGCCACCCGACCCGAGGTGCGCGGCGGCATCGGCGGCTTCGCCGGGCTGTTCGCCCTCGGCGAGTACCGCAACCCGCTGCTGGCGGCCTCCTCCGACGGGGTGGGCACCAAGCTGGCGGTGGCCCGGATGATGGACGTGCACGACACCATCGGCCTGGACCTGGTCGCCATGGTCGTCGACGATCTGGTGGTCTGCGGGGCCGAGCCGCTGTTCCTGCAGGACTACATCGCGGTGGGCAAGGTGGTGCCCGAGCACGTCGCCGCGATCGTCTCCGGCATCGCCGAGGGCTGCCGGCGGGCCGGCTGCGCCCTGCTCGGCGGGGAGACCGCGGAGCATCCCGGGGTGATGGCCCCCGACGAGTACGACGTCTCCGCCACCGGCGTCGGCGTGGTCGAGGCCGACCAGCTGCTCGGCCCGGACAAGGTCCGCGAGGGCGATGTGGTGATCGCCATGGCCTCCTCCGGGCTGCACTCCAACGGCTACTCCCTGGCCCGGCACGTGCTGCTGGAGCGCGCCGGGCTGGACGTGCACGCCGAGGTGGAGGACTTCGGCCGCACCCTCGGCGAGGAGCTGCTGGAGCCCACCCGGATCTACGCCCTGGACTGCCTGGCGCTGATGAACGAGGCCACGGTGCGCACCTTCTGCCACGTCACCGGCGGTGGCCTGGCCGCGAACCTGGCCCGGGTGCTGCCGGCCGGGCTCACCGCGGAGCTCTCCCGCGGCAGCTGGACCCCGGCGCCGGTGTTCGGCACCATCGCCGAACTCGGCCGGGTGCCCCGGGAGGAGATGGAGCGCACCTTCAACATGGGCGTCGGCATGGTCGCCGTGGTCGCCCCCGCGGACCGGGACCGGGCGCTGGCGATCCTCACCGCCCGGCACGTGGACTGCTGGGAGCTGGGCGTGGTGCGCGCCGCCGGCGAGGGCGAGGGCCGGGCCGCGCTGGTCGGCGACCACCCCCGGTTCTAG
- the purF gene encoding amidophosphoribosyltransferase, which yields MAQPTNPASRLAEVEENEPREECGVFGVWAPGEEVAKLTYFGLFALQHRGQEAAGIGVGDGDQILVFKDLGLVSQVFDEQTLEALKGHVAIGHARYTTAGSPCWENAQPIFRMAPDGTDLALGHNGNLINHLELAREAERRGLVDLSVKMPSDSDVMCALLADETGRLADADPVALGGRTRTEAAALTLLPTIRGAFCLTFTDGDTLYAARDPHGVRPLALGRLERGWVVASETCALDIVGASYVRDIEPGELVAIDATGVRSDRFADPAPAGCIFEYVYLARPDSMIRGRSVNAVRVEIGRRLAREYPAEGDMVIPVPESGTPAAVGFAQASGIPFGQGLTKNAYVGRTFIQPSQTLRQLGIRLKLNPLREAIAGKRLVVVDDSIVRGNTQRALIRMLREAGAAEVHVRIASPPVKWPCFYGIDFASPGELIANGVDQDDLVEGIATAIGADSLGFVSVEGMTEAAEQDAGTLCRACFDGAYPLGLPEGDPNAEAVARLRAAR from the coding sequence GTGGCTCAACCGACGAATCCGGCGTCCCGGCTCGCCGAGGTCGAGGAGAACGAACCCCGCGAGGAATGCGGGGTCTTCGGCGTCTGGGCGCCCGGCGAGGAAGTGGCCAAGCTGACCTACTTCGGCCTCTTCGCCCTGCAGCACCGCGGTCAGGAGGCCGCCGGCATCGGCGTCGGCGACGGCGACCAGATCCTCGTCTTCAAGGACCTCGGCCTGGTCTCCCAGGTCTTCGATGAGCAGACCCTGGAGGCGCTCAAGGGCCATGTCGCCATCGGCCACGCCCGCTACACCACCGCCGGCTCGCCCTGCTGGGAGAACGCCCAGCCGATCTTCCGGATGGCCCCCGACGGCACCGACCTGGCGCTGGGCCACAACGGCAACCTGATCAACCACCTGGAGCTGGCCCGGGAGGCCGAGCGCCGGGGCCTGGTGGACCTGTCGGTGAAGATGCCCTCCGACTCCGACGTGATGTGCGCCCTGCTCGCCGACGAGACCGGCAGACTCGCCGACGCCGACCCGGTGGCCCTCGGCGGGCGCACCCGCACCGAGGCCGCGGCGCTGACGCTGCTGCCCACCATCCGGGGCGCGTTCTGCCTCACCTTCACCGACGGCGACACCCTCTACGCCGCCCGGGACCCGCACGGGGTGCGCCCGCTGGCCCTGGGCCGGCTGGAGCGCGGCTGGGTGGTCGCCTCGGAGACCTGCGCCCTGGACATCGTCGGCGCCAGCTACGTCCGGGACATCGAGCCCGGGGAACTGGTCGCCATCGACGCCACCGGGGTGCGCTCGGATCGCTTCGCCGACCCCGCCCCGGCCGGCTGCATCTTCGAGTACGTCTACCTGGCCCGCCCGGACTCGATGATCCGGGGCCGCTCGGTCAACGCGGTGCGCGTGGAGATCGGCCGCCGGCTGGCCCGGGAGTACCCCGCCGAGGGGGACATGGTGATCCCGGTGCCGGAGTCGGGCACCCCCGCCGCGGTGGGCTTCGCCCAGGCCTCCGGGATCCCCTTCGGCCAGGGCCTGACCAAGAACGCCTACGTGGGCCGCACCTTCATCCAGCCCTCGCAGACGCTGCGCCAGCTGGGCATCCGGCTGAAGCTGAACCCGCTGCGCGAGGCGATCGCCGGCAAGCGCCTGGTGGTCGTCGACGACTCGATCGTGCGCGGCAACACCCAGCGGGCCCTGATCCGGATGCTGCGCGAGGCCGGCGCCGCCGAGGTGCACGTCCGGATCGCCTCGCCCCCGGTGAAATGGCCGTGCTTCTACGGCATCGACTTCGCCTCCCCGGGCGAGCTCATCGCCAACGGCGTCGACCAGGACGATCTGGTCGAGGGCATCGCCACCGCGATCGGCGCGGACAGCCTCGGCTTCGTGTCCGTGGAGGGCATGACCGAGGCCGCGGAGCAGGACGCGGGCACGCTGTGCCGGGCCTGCTTCGACGGCGCCTACCCGCTGGGCCTGCCCGAGGGCGACCCGAACGCCGAGGCGGTGGCCCGCCTGCGGGCCGCCCGCTAG
- a CDS encoding sterol carrier family protein, protein MAKRIDPAAVTAAVERVRDWLTREDAPAPERAAVAEAVRLSARMLAQELPGRSVELRVPPFVAVQAVAGPRHTRGTPPNVVEADPRTWLRIACGLAPLSAAEVSGARAGELAAGLPVLRLG, encoded by the coding sequence ATGGCGAAAAGGATCGACCCGGCGGCGGTGACCGCCGCGGTGGAGCGGGTGCGCGACTGGCTGACCCGCGAGGACGCACCCGCCCCGGAGCGGGCGGCGGTGGCCGAGGCGGTGCGGTTGAGCGCCCGGATGCTGGCCCAGGAGCTGCCCGGGCGCAGCGTGGAGCTGCGGGTGCCGCCCTTCGTGGCGGTGCAGGCCGTCGCCGGGCCCCGGCACACCCGGGGCACCCCGCCGAACGTGGTGGAGGCCGATCCGCGCACCTGGCTGCGGATCGCCTGCGGGCTGGCCCCGCTGTCCGCCGCGGAGGTCTCCGGGGCCCGGGCGGGGGAGCTGGCCGCGGGGCTGCCGGTGCTGCGGCTGGGCTGA
- a CDS encoding acyl-CoA thioesterase, whose protein sequence is MRMPSPQVTLRFLAAPEDVLMAGSNSVHGGRVLQWIDKAAYACAVGWSGQYCVTAYFGHIHFNRPIPSGHMVEVRAKIAYTGRSSMHIVNEVLSADPRTGEFTRAADCVVIFVAMDEERRPCAVPAFEARTEEERRVREAALSRVDLRRDIEASMRAQTYTADSSAPELVTRFLAKPSDVNWGGNVHGGTAMEWIDEAATACTMNWAGRDTIAVYAGGIRFYKPMHIGDLVEVRARLLRTGTTSMHMSVHVYAGQPRKGRGGLEKTLHSSMTYVAVDDDFTPQPVPHFTPVTDEDKRLHAHDLALRALRDKYDPLPLIIDDPGEPRD, encoded by the coding sequence ATGCGCATGCCATCCCCCCAGGTGACCCTCCGCTTCCTCGCCGCGCCCGAGGACGTCCTCATGGCCGGCTCGAACAGCGTGCACGGCGGCCGCGTGCTGCAGTGGATCGACAAGGCGGCCTACGCCTGCGCCGTGGGCTGGTCCGGCCAGTACTGCGTCACCGCCTACTTCGGGCACATCCACTTCAACCGGCCGATCCCCTCCGGGCACATGGTGGAGGTGCGCGCCAAGATCGCCTACACCGGGCGGTCCTCGATGCACATCGTCAACGAGGTGCTCTCCGCCGACCCGCGCACCGGCGAATTCACCCGGGCCGCGGACTGCGTGGTGATCTTCGTGGCCATGGACGAGGAGCGCCGGCCCTGCGCGGTGCCCGCCTTCGAGGCGCGCACCGAGGAGGAGCGGCGGGTGCGCGAGGCGGCGCTGTCCCGGGTGGATCTGCGCCGGGACATCGAGGCCTCGATGCGGGCGCAGACCTACACCGCGGACTCCTCCGCCCCGGAGCTGGTGACCCGCTTCCTGGCCAAGCCCTCCGACGTCAACTGGGGCGGCAACGTGCACGGCGGCACCGCCATGGAGTGGATCGACGAGGCGGCCACCGCCTGCACCATGAACTGGGCGGGCCGGGACACCATCGCCGTCTACGCCGGCGGGATCCGCTTCTACAAGCCGATGCACATCGGGGATCTGGTGGAGGTCCGGGCCCGGCTGCTGCGCACCGGCACCACCAGCATGCACATGTCCGTGCACGTCTACGCCGGCCAGCCGCGCAAGGGCCGCGGCGGCCTGGAGAAGACCCTGCACTCCTCGATGACCTATGTGGCGGTGGACGACGACTTCACCCCCCAGCCGGTGCCGCATTTCACCCCGGTCACCGACGAGGACAAGCGGCTGCACGCCCACGATCTGGCGCTGCGCGCGCTGCGCGACAAGTACGACCCGCTGCCGCTCATCATCGACGATCCCGGCGAGCCGCGGGACTAG
- a CDS encoding low molecular weight phosphatase family protein has translation MNPDKPAVYFLCNSNCGKSQMAEALLRRRIGDAAEIRSAGVDPGERVNAEAAASVARAGADMSGAVPEPVDPAFAERARVVVVGSAVVEPILAESAVERWEIDEPSLRGIEGARRMDLIRDQIDARVAALAERLRR, from the coding sequence ATGAACCCCGATAAGCCCGCCGTGTACTTCCTCTGCAACTCCAACTGCGGCAAATCCCAGATGGCGGAGGCGCTGCTGCGGCGCCGCATCGGCGACGCCGCCGAGATCCGCTCCGCCGGGGTGGACCCGGGCGAGCGGGTCAACGCCGAGGCGGCGGCCTCGGTGGCCCGGGCCGGGGCGGACATGTCCGGGGCGGTGCCGGAGCCGGTGGACCCCGCCTTCGCGGAGCGCGCCCGGGTGGTGGTGGTCGGCTCCGCGGTGGTGGAGCCGATCCTGGCCGAGTCCGCGGTGGAGCGCTGGGAGATCGACGAGCCCTCGCTGCGCGGGATCGAGGGCGCGCGGCGGATGGACCTCATCCGCGACCAGATCGACGCCCGGGTGGCGGCGCTCGCGGAGCGGCTGCGCCGCTGA
- the arsB gene encoding ACR3 family arsenite efflux transporter, with the protein MPMLSLLDRLLPLWILAAMAAGLVLGRAAPGIGAAAEAIQVAGVSLPIALGLFAMMYPVLAKVRYDRIGRITADRRLMGLSLTLNWVLGPALMFALAWLLLPDLPAFRTGVIIVGLARCIAMVLIWNDLARGCRETAAVLVAVNSVFQIAAFAGLGWFYLVALPGWLGLPAADAEVGFSTAAIAGSVLVFLGVPLAAGYLGRRIGEARRGREWYEGRFLPAVGPWALYGLLFTVVMLFALQGEAILAAPADVARIAAPLLAYFLLMFALATVAAKVAGLGYGDNAAVSFTAAGNNFELAIAVCIGTFGVTSGQALAGVVGPLIEVPVLLALVYAMRALGARWYRGENEPR; encoded by the coding sequence ATGCCCATGCTGAGCCTGCTGGACCGCCTGCTGCCGCTGTGGATCCTGGCCGCGATGGCGGCCGGGCTGGTCCTGGGCCGGGCCGCCCCCGGCATCGGCGCCGCCGCCGAGGCGATCCAGGTCGCCGGGGTGAGCCTGCCGATCGCGCTCGGCCTGTTCGCCATGATGTACCCGGTGCTGGCGAAGGTCCGCTACGACCGGATCGGCCGGATCACCGCCGACCGGCGCCTGATGGGGCTGTCCCTGACCCTGAACTGGGTGCTCGGCCCCGCCCTGATGTTCGCCCTGGCCTGGCTGCTGCTGCCGGATCTGCCGGCCTTCCGCACCGGGGTGATCATCGTCGGCCTGGCCCGGTGCATCGCCATGGTGCTGATCTGGAATGACCTGGCCCGCGGCTGCCGGGAGACCGCCGCGGTGCTCGTCGCGGTCAACTCGGTGTTCCAGATCGCCGCCTTCGCCGGGCTCGGCTGGTTCTACCTGGTGGCCCTGCCCGGCTGGCTGGGCCTGCCCGCCGCCGACGCCGAGGTGGGCTTCTCCACCGCCGCGATCGCCGGATCGGTGCTGGTCTTCCTCGGCGTGCCGCTGGCCGCCGGCTACCTCGGCCGCCGGATCGGGGAGGCCCGCCGCGGCCGGGAATGGTACGAGGGCCGCTTCCTGCCCGCGGTGGGGCCCTGGGCGCTCTACGGGCTGCTGTTCACCGTGGTGATGCTCTTCGCCCTGCAGGGCGAGGCGATCCTCGCCGCCCCCGCCGACGTGGCCCGGATCGCGGCGCCCCTGCTCGCCTACTTCCTGCTCATGTTCGCCCTGGCCACGGTCGCGGCGAAGGTCGCCGGGCTGGGCTACGGGGACAATGCGGCGGTGAGCTTCACCGCCGCGGGCAACAACTTCGAGCTGGCCATCGCGGTGTGCATCGGCACCTTCGGGGTGACCAGCGGGCAGGCCCTGGCCGGGGTGGTCGGCCCGCTGATCGAGGTGCCGGTGCTGCTCGCCCTGGTCTACGCGATGCGGGCCCTCGGCGCACGCTGGTATCGTGGGGAAAATGAACCCCGATAA
- a CDS encoding cytochrome c biogenesis CcdA family protein: MTGAGIGAVGFAEAFLGGLAALLSPCAALLLPAFFGYAFDRPGRLVARTAVFYLGMAAVLVPLGAGVGAVGALLTVHRDTVTALAGWTIIALGALVALGGGFGPTRLPRAARGVGALNVAVLGAAYGLAGFCSGPLLGAILTVALAGGSPVRGGALMAVYAAGMAAPLLLLAAAWSRVDPDLLRGRRIGRFRVRGLAAGALLIALGAGYLATGAGAGLPGVLDVGAEAALQRRLLAADGAWAALAGLAILAVVLAAELGRRRRAGRAGRAAPGPAPADPPDRRRGCATGYSRIPDAEKGPGPG; the protein is encoded by the coding sequence GTGACCGGGGCCGGGATCGGCGCGGTCGGCTTCGCCGAGGCCTTCCTCGGCGGGCTCGCCGCCCTGCTCAGCCCCTGCGCGGCGCTGCTGCTGCCGGCCTTCTTCGGCTACGCCTTCGACCGGCCCGGCCGGCTGGTGGCCCGCACCGCCGTGTTCTACCTCGGCATGGCCGCGGTGCTGGTGCCGCTGGGCGCCGGGGTCGGCGCGGTGGGCGCCCTGCTCACCGTGCACCGGGACACGGTCACCGCCCTCGCCGGCTGGACCATCATCGCCCTGGGCGCCCTGGTCGCCCTCGGCGGCGGATTCGGCCCCACCCGGCTGCCCCGGGCCGCCCGGGGCGTCGGCGCGCTCAACGTCGCCGTGCTCGGCGCCGCCTACGGGCTCGCCGGGTTCTGCTCCGGGCCGCTGCTCGGCGCCATCCTCACCGTGGCCCTGGCCGGGGGTTCCCCGGTGCGCGGCGGGGCGCTGATGGCGGTCTACGCCGCGGGGATGGCCGCCCCGCTGCTGCTGCTCGCCGCGGCCTGGTCCCGGGTGGACCCGGATCTGCTGCGCGGCCGCCGGATCGGGCGGTTCCGGGTCCGCGGCCTCGCCGCGGGGGCGCTGCTCATCGCCCTCGGCGCGGGCTACCTGGCCACCGGCGCCGGCGCCGGGCTGCCCGGGGTGCTCGACGTCGGCGCGGAGGCGGCGCTGCAGCGCCGGCTGCTCGCCGCCGACGGGGCCTGGGCGGCGCTGGCGGGGCTGGCCATCCTCGCCGTGGTGCTCGCCGCCGAACTCGGCCGGCGGCGCCGCGCCGGGCGCGCGGGCCGGGCGGCCCCGGGGCCGGCCCCCGCGGATCCGCCGGACCGCCGGCGGGGGTGCGCCACCGGGTATTCGCGCATCCCGGATGCGGAAAAAGGGCCGGGGCCAGGTTAG
- a CDS encoding DsbA family protein yields MTEPESTTPEAAGPAPAARPARREAGTRRLVLALAVVLIAILALAATLLLRGGDPEPAPPAPATGAGPAPGAADPASPAPAAEGAPGVSAAGEITLPPAFDGLQEELARRDPGDPMALGAADAPVVLVLFSDLRCPYCGEFSREIEPDLVAGHVAAGRLRLEWRDLPTFGEGSRLGARAGRAAAAQGRFWEFTAEVFAAAPRRGHPELDEELLVARARAAGIGDIDRFRADLRSARFDAAIDADVAQAGELGIFSTPSYSVGDLPVAGLQPREFLEAAIADQLAARG; encoded by the coding sequence ATGACCGAACCGGAGTCGACCACGCCGGAGGCCGCGGGCCCCGCCCCGGCGGCGCGGCCCGCACGGCGCGAGGCCGGCACCCGGCGCCTGGTGCTCGCGCTGGCGGTGGTGCTCATCGCGATCCTCGCCCTCGCCGCGACGCTGCTGCTGCGCGGCGGCGACCCGGAGCCGGCCCCGCCGGCGCCGGCCACCGGGGCCGGCCCGGCGCCCGGGGCGGCCGACCCCGCGTCGCCGGCGCCGGCCGCCGAGGGCGCCCCCGGGGTGTCCGCGGCGGGGGAGATCACCCTGCCCCCGGCCTTCGACGGGCTGCAGGAGGAGCTCGCCCGGCGCGACCCCGGCGACCCGATGGCCCTCGGCGCGGCGGACGCCCCGGTGGTGCTGGTGCTCTTCAGCGATCTGCGCTGCCCCTACTGCGGCGAGTTCTCCCGCGAAATCGAGCCCGACCTGGTCGCCGGGCACGTCGCCGCCGGCCGGCTGCGCCTGGAATGGCGGGATCTGCCCACCTTCGGCGAGGGCTCCCGGCTCGGCGCCCGGGCCGGGCGGGCCGCCGCCGCCCAGGGCCGGTTCTGGGAGTTCACCGCCGAGGTCTTCGCCGCCGCCCCGCGCCGCGGCCACCCCGAACTCGACGAGGAGCTGCTGGTGGCCCGGGCCCGCGCCGCCGGGATCGGCGATATCGACCGGTTCCGCGCCGATCTGCGCTCCGCGCGCTTCGACGCGGCGATTGACGCCGACGTCGCCCAGGCCGGCGAACTCGGCATCTTCTCCACCCCCTCCTACTCGGTGGGGGATCTGCCGGTGGCCGGGCTGCAGCCCAGGGAGTTCCTGGAGGCCGCCATCGCCGATCAGCTGGCGGCGCGGGGGTGA
- a CDS encoding helix-turn-helix domain-containing protein has product MSRHRRPRADIADPLLRELLGAVLREERLRRGERLADVAAAAGVSVSHLSDLERGAKEPSSEVIRAVAAALGLPLATVLERGLLRLRWFGRATATRPRLGDVAGARPAGGGVRLLAA; this is encoded by the coding sequence ATGAGCCGCCACCGCCGCCCCCGGGCCGATATCGCCGATCCGCTGCTGCGGGAGCTGCTCGGCGCGGTGCTGCGCGAGGAGCGGCTGCGCCGCGGGGAGCGCCTCGCCGACGTCGCCGCGGCCGCGGGGGTGAGCGTGTCCCATCTGTCGGATCTGGAGCGCGGCGCGAAGGAGCCCTCCTCGGAGGTGATCCGGGCGGTGGCCGCCGCCCTGGGGCTGCCCCTGGCGACGGTGCTGGAGCGCGGCCTGCTGCGGCTGCGCTGGTTCGGCCGGGCCACCGCGACCCGGCCCCGGCTCGGCGACGTCGCCGGGGCCCGGCCGGCCGGCGGGGGCGTGCGGCTACTGGCCGCCTGA
- a CDS encoding ClpP family protease: MLARTRARLAGARVVTLFGETTGETCRRVAAELLVHADEDPAAPITLLVDSPGGDVFAGMIVHDVMQAIPAPVRTVALGIAASMGQFLVTSGTPGLRLAMPHTRMLIHQPLSGLQGVAEDIAIQSEQHILTRRILFEAQARHIGRPVAEIAADSDRDRWFTAEQAVAYGLVDAVAGSWRDYLPEPVARPGSGGQ; this comes from the coding sequence ATGCTGGCGCGCACCCGCGCCCGCCTCGCCGGCGCCCGGGTGGTCACCCTCTTCGGGGAGACCACCGGCGAGACCTGCCGCCGCGTCGCCGCGGAGCTGCTCGTGCACGCCGATGAGGACCCGGCGGCCCCGATCACGCTGCTGGTGGACTCCCCGGGCGGCGACGTCTTCGCCGGCATGATCGTGCACGACGTGATGCAGGCGATCCCCGCCCCGGTGCGCACCGTGGCCCTGGGCATCGCCGCCTCCATGGGCCAGTTCCTGGTCACCTCCGGCACCCCGGGGCTGCGCCTGGCGATGCCGCATACCCGGATGCTCATCCACCAGCCGCTGTCCGGGCTGCAGGGGGTGGCCGAGGACATCGCCATCCAGTCCGAGCAGCACATCCTCACCCGCCGGATCCTCTTCGAGGCCCAGGCCCGGCACATCGGCCGGCCGGTGGCCGAGATCGCCGCCGACTCCGACCGGGACCGCTGGTTCACCGCGGAGCAGGCCGTGGCCTACGGCCTCGTCGACGCCGTGGCCGGCTCCTGGCGGGACTATCTCCCGGAGCCGGTCGCGCGCCCCGGCTCAGGCGGCCAGTAG